Proteins encoded in a region of the Nicotiana tomentosiformis chromosome 9, ASM39032v3, whole genome shotgun sequence genome:
- the LOC104088092 gene encoding pathogenesis-related protein STH-2-like produces the protein MGVTTYNQEVTTLVAPTRLFKALVLDSENLVPKLMPQVVKNIEIVVGDGDAGSIKKMNFVEGSPIKYLKHKIHVIDDKNLVTKYSLIEGDVLGDKLEFVTYDIKFEASGNGGCICKTSTEYHTKGDYVFKEEEHNEGKKQAMELFKTVEDYLLANPSVYV, from the exons ATGGGTGTCACTACCTATAACCAAGAGGTCACAACACTAGTTGCCCCAACTAGGTTATTCAAAGCTTTGGTTCTTGATTCTGAAAACCTTGTCCCAAAATTGATGCCACAAGTTGTTAAGAACATTGAGATTGTAGTGGGTGATGGTGATGCAGGAAGCATCAAGAAGATGAACTTTGTTGAAG GTTCTCCTATCAAGTACTTGAAGCACAAGATCCATGTTATTGATGACAAGAACTTGGTAACCAAGTATTCACTGATCGAAGGAGATGTTTTAGGTGATAAACTGGAGTTCGTTACCTATGATATCAAATTCGAAGCTTCAGGAAATGGAGGATGTATTTGCAAGACTTCAACTGAGTACCACACTAAGGGTGATTATGTGtttaaagaagaagaacacaATGAGGGCAAAAAGCAAGCCATGGAACTTTTCAAGACTGTTGAAGATTACCTCCTCGCAAATCCTTCCGTCTATGTTTGA